A portion of the Algisphaera agarilytica genome contains these proteins:
- a CDS encoding sulfatase-like hydrolase/transferase, whose protein sequence is MKSVCLFLVGLFLSLSASAVVAEKPNIIMIYADDMGYGCAGSYGDTNLVPMPHVDRLAAEGARFTDGYVTAPGCGPSRYGLLLGAYQQRFGVQHNRDTWEKIPSWPTETAESNRIPSGHLWMNQALSTAGYTTALVGKSNLPLYPNTTFDETWSPMTFGGDYFPDETGYYDGVGEVRHYRGYKRIIWGPERVGDEYLTDRLGRQAVDFIERNAHQPFFLYLAFNAPHSPMQAKAAYKPRVAHLETEATKLYGAMMISMDENIGRVLDALERMGIDDNTIVAFSSDNGPSFAYRVDWPEDWPRELLGSAGPLRAYKGSFYEGGIRVPYIIRWPGKIKAGQVFEDPVSTMDLYPTFAAAAGAQVPETTQLDGVDLLPYLDGDKTGLADRTLYWWWYDQGSMRRGPWKMVSYGEQRELFNLHDDIGETTDLSKKHPDIFKEMTSDYDAFRASMPPVLHPHPQLMK, encoded by the coding sequence ATGAAATCTGTGTGCTTGTTCCTGGTCGGTTTGTTCCTGTCGCTGTCCGCCTCGGCTGTGGTCGCGGAGAAGCCCAACATCATCATGATCTACGCCGACGACATGGGCTACGGCTGCGCCGGTTCCTACGGCGACACCAACCTCGTGCCGATGCCCCATGTCGACCGCCTCGCCGCCGAGGGCGCGCGCTTCACCGACGGCTACGTCACCGCGCCCGGCTGCGGGCCCAGCCGATACGGCCTGCTGCTTGGTGCGTACCAACAGCGCTTCGGCGTCCAGCACAACCGCGATACCTGGGAGAAGATCCCCAGCTGGCCCACCGAAACCGCCGAGAGCAACCGCATCCCCTCGGGCCACCTCTGGATGAACCAGGCCCTGAGCACCGCGGGCTACACGACCGCGCTCGTGGGCAAGTCCAACCTCCCGCTCTATCCCAACACCACGTTCGACGAGACCTGGTCGCCCATGACCTTCGGCGGCGACTACTTCCCCGACGAAACCGGCTACTACGACGGCGTCGGCGAAGTGCGCCACTACCGCGGCTACAAGCGCATCATCTGGGGCCCCGAACGCGTCGGCGATGAATACCTCACCGACCGACTCGGCCGACAAGCTGTGGACTTTATTGAACGCAACGCGCACCAGCCGTTCTTTCTTTATCTCGCCTTCAACGCGCCGCACAGCCCGATGCAGGCCAAGGCCGCGTACAAGCCGCGCGTTGCTCACCTCGAAACCGAGGCCACGAAGCTCTACGGCGCCATGATGATCTCGATGGATGAAAACATCGGCCGGGTGCTCGACGCCCTCGAACGCATGGGCATCGACGACAACACCATCGTGGCCTTCTCCAGCGACAACGGCCCGTCCTTCGCCTACCGCGTGGACTGGCCCGAGGATTGGCCGCGAGAACTGCTCGGCAGCGCCGGCCCTTTGCGTGCCTACAAAGGCTCGTTCTACGAGGGCGGCATCCGTGTGCCCTACATCATCCGTTGGCCGGGCAAGATCAAAGCCGGGCAGGTGTTTGAAGACCCCGTGAGCACGATGGACCTGTATCCCACCTTCGCCGCCGCCGCGGGTGCCCAGGTGCCGGAGACGACGCAGCTCGATGGCGTGGATCTCTTGCCGTATCTCGACGGCGACAAGACGGGCCTCGCCGACCGCACGCTGTACTGGTGGTGGTACGACCAGGGCTCGATGCGCCGCGGCCCGTGGAAGATGGTGTCCTACGGCGAGCAACGCGAGCTCTTCAACCTCCACGACGACATCGGCGAAACCACCGACCTGTCCAAGAAGCACCCCGACATCTTCAAAGAAATGACGAGCGACTACGACGCGTTCCGTGCCAGCATGCCGCCGGTGCTGCACCCGCACCCGCAACTGATGAAATAA